In the genome of Labeo rohita strain BAU-BD-2019 chromosome 2, IGBB_LRoh.1.0, whole genome shotgun sequence, the window TAACCCTCACTGCCCCTACAGATGCTCTGGACCCGTCTGCACACATTACACACAGGTAAAACCACATTCAGGTTttagatatttacattttgtgatgATACAAGCAATCAAGCAGTTGTGATGTGCTATATAGTGATAGTGATATTATGATTTTTCACAGCTGGTTTGGGCCACAAGCAACAAAATTGGTTGTGCTATCAATGTGTGCTACAACATGAATGTATGGGGGATGATCTGGGCCAAAGCTGTGTACCTGGTCTGCAATTACTCTCCCCCGTAAGAATGTTCAGCTTGTTTGTCATTTGCAGTATGATATAATTCTAATAAAGCACTACTATTAGCTTTTGTCATGTGGCATCCTTTTCACAGAGGTAACTGGTGGGGACATGCACCATACAAGCATGGGACCCCTTGCTCTGCATGCCCACCCAGCTATGGCGGCGGTTGTAGAAACAACCTCTGCTATAAAGGTACTAAACCaactatattataaaatgatgtGCTGTATATTATAAATAGCATATTATGAGAGATGCATGCagttaatttgattaaaacattttatactgGCATCCCTAAACTAGTAAAGAAACCAATATTTAGCTAACATGTGAAGGCAGTAGGTCCTGAATCATTtgaaaagtgtaattaaattgtGTTCTCTTCAGATGATGGCAGTCATTCTCATTACACCCCTGAGACAGAGGAAAATAACTATATTGAACCAGAACCTGAGCCAGTCCGAAGCCACGACACCCACTACAGAGATGAGACCCCGACACCTTCTGCCAACGAGAACATTGAGAGGAATGAAGTCACCAGTACTTCCCAGATGTGTAAGATAACTTCACAGGCTGACTAAAGATACATTTCATTGATTGGCTTAAGTGGACGGGCATGTAAAGCCTGTACTGGGTGCCATCAGACAGCGTGTATGTTTTCATAAATATGTGTGTTCTCTAACAttctaaaacatttctaatatgttaacaagaaaaaacaacacTCTTCTTTTTATAAATGGacatatattgtttttgtttccgCAGCTCAACAGGTAGCATGTGATACTAGATTACGTGATCAGTGCAAGGGAACTACTTGTAACAGGTAAAATGAGTTGATTCTCACATCAGCTATCAAAAACATGTGTTCTGGTCATTCTGCTATGAATAATTTCATATCTGGTAAATCTTTAATCAGGTACGAATGCCCACCAGGCTGCTTGTACAACTATGGAAAAGTAATTGGATCGAGTCATTATGACATGGTAGGTAAACGCATTCGCtttccattttatttctttctatgTGGCATCGCACAGATTTACAAGTTGATTTTTCCATTTACGTAGTTAAATACTATCTAACTTCACATGGATTGTGGTCAGCTCAGGGTCTCTCTCATTattaatgttgctgtttttccAGCAATCCAGTATCTGTGGGAGCGCCTTGCATGCTGGAATAATAGATGACGATGGAGGCTGGCTGGATATCACAAGGGTGGGCAGAAGGCAACGATTCTCAAAGTCCTTCAAAAATGGAGTTCAGACTCTGGCGTAAGTCACAAAACCCACATTTCATGCTGCTGAATGTTGGTTCAACAATGTTCTCACATTTTCCATGTTATTCCACAGGAAAAATCAGAGTGCCAATGCCTTCACTGTATCAAATGTCCCAGGTAAGTGcatatgttcatttttttaatgagataACCTTGCTAAAGTTTGAGAAAagaaatttaataaacaaatgttttataacTTTCAGTGAAAGCAGTTAATTGTGAAACTACAGTGGCACAGTTCTGCCCTTTCAAGAAACCAGTCCGGCACTGTCCCAGGTAAGCTTATGTTGTAACATAAATAATCTTATTGGATTGCACAAAATACTATGCAgttaattttttgtcattaataGTGCAACAGCTAACAAGTTGTGTCTTTTTTTCAGGTTGTATTGTCCTCGTAATTGCTTGTACGACAGCTATGCCCGAGTAATCGGAACCCGCTATTATTCGGATGTAAGTCTTCACactatttaaagggatagttcacccaacatTGAAAACTACTCTATGATATACTTACTCTCAAACCATCgtaagtgtatatgactttctcctttcagatgaatacaatctgagttatatttaaaaaaatgccctggctcttccaagctgtataatggcagtgaatgggtgttgatatTCAATAGTCCAAAAGAagtccaatgaagtgcatccatccatcatgaaaagTACTCTAAGTGGCTCTGGGTACGCTACGCCTCTCTCATGTATGTGCAtccgacagttagcggaagctagatattacggtttataaagtgtAGAATATACAGTGGCATGAGAAaatttgggaaccccttgcagaatctgagagagaacatacaaaatgcatgttatttttcatttagtactgtccagagtaagatatttaacataaaatatgtttacatatagtccacaatacaataaaaatagctgaaattaataaaataaacccctttaaaaatttgggaacccttggttcttaatactgtgtgtagttacctgaatgatctatgactgttttgttttgttttgttttgtgatggttgttcatgagtcccttatttgttctgaacagttaaactgcctgctgttcttcagaaaaatcctccaggttctgcagattcttcagttttccagcatcttctgcatatttgaaccctttccagcagtgactgtatgattttgggatccatcttttcacactaaggacaattAAAGAACTCAAACACACCTACTAAAATGGTTCAagcattcactgatgctccagaaggaaacacaatgcgtTAAGAGCTGGGGTGgacattttttgaatttgaagatcagtgtaaattgtacttaatttgtcttccaagaaacatgcaagtatcttctgttagCTTCTGAagtactaaatgggaaaaaaaagacttcatcttcatcctgttcaaaagttttcaccccccggctcttaatgcattgagtttccttctggagcatcagtgaatttttgaaccttttttaatagttgtgtttaagtccctcagttgccctcagtgtgaaaatatggatctcaaaatcatacagtcattgttggaaagggttcaaaaatgCAAGacatgctggaaaactgaagaatcttcaggacctggaggatttttctgaaaaacagtgctcagttaaactgttcagaacaaacaaggcaCTCATGAACAAAAAACAGTCGTATATCATCCATATtatgtcttgtggactatatgtaaacatcttttatgttaaatatcttactcaggacagtactaaataaaaaacaacatgcatgttgtatgatctcttttattttgttaaaattattcacattttcacagattctgtaaggggttcccaaactttatATGCCactatagatttttttcttaaacaaacgcattgattcacttcaggagGCTTTTATTAACTTCCTGCAGCTGTGATGAGTATTTTTTATGACGGCCTTCTATTGGACTACTGAATCTCAACACCCATACACTGGCATcttaaagcttggaagagccaggacatttttgaatataactccaattgtattcaactgaaagaagaaagtcatatacacctaggatggtttgAATCTGAGTAATTCatgggataattttcattttggggtgaattataCCTTTAAAgagccattcacacagaactcttttttttctttttaattccaTTGCACTgcttttgcattgttttttttgttgttgtttttttcatgtaaatgtGTTAGATGAAACGTTTGACCATTGTCTCACACATGACACATGGTTCAAAACACATGATCCTCAAGTTAAAAtaggttttaataaataatgtttctcCCCTAAAGTTTCAAAAGAGATCTCAAACTGCTCAAATTTCTGTATTTTGCTATGTATTTCACTCTGCTTCAACTTAATTTAACTCAAACTGtccacattattttttatagctctatactattattatatgcCAAAATTGTCTCTTCTTGTTTCCCCTAATGAACTTTAGGAGAATCATCTTAAACGAAGTTGacacttaaatataaatgattattcaCATAAGTCTCTTGAGctataaaagaataataaaatgttcCTCTGGGTCGCTCTATTGCAGCTATTAGGAAGTCACTGTTCTGTTACGACTGCAGTAGAAAATGATccatcttttctctttctgtcccACTGAGCAGAATTCCAGTATATGCAGGGCAGCAATCCACGCAGGGGTGATTCGAAGTGACTCAGGAGGTTATCTGGACGTAATGCCTGTGGACAAGAGGAGGCAGTACAAGGGCTCCTACCAAAATGGCATCACCTCAGAGAGGTACTGAGTGTGTTGAGTCAGCTTTTGAGCTACTACTGCTGTGTAGCTGATCTTTCATTCTTGGCTTCAGCTGGTCTTCAGATTAAACTAATATCCCTCAATATGAGCTTGGTCGGATAACgtaatcatttcatttagtgGGTGGCTGAACGGTAATCTTATAAACTCTGCTTCTCCGCTGCAAAATAAAACCAGACCACCTACACAGTCTGgttttattttgcttcattACATAGCATGATGAGAACATCTGAAGGGTGATTAATGAATCATACTAGCATGCAAATCATATATCTTTCTATCCTGCTGGTCCTGGATTAATATTGGCCATTATTCTTCCATTTAGCCTACAGAATCCCCCAGGAGGCAAAGCGTTCAGAGTGTTTGCGGTCATTTGAAACCGTCGTCCAAGGACAGATGCAAAGAAATAGAGCTCTTGGTAACATTACAGCTAGTAATTACCACGCATTTGGTTTGCTGGTCTTGCTGGGCTGGATTTAAGGCCAGTGCTGTCACGAAAAATCTCCTcaacaggaaaaaaagacattgaCTTTGACACCATCTGGCCCTGAGAaaacaaagtctccaggattttttttctctgcatgTAAATGTCATGTATATAGAGTTGTAAATATAgtgaattttattaattacattcattcttgtatgtttttataaaagtatatatacgTAATGATATAAAGCATtccttaaaataacaaaataggCAATTGTGCATGCAAACGCAAAAGTGTTAATGTCTGAACGTGTCGAATGTGTAGAAAAGGCCatatattacagtttatatttttgtaaacatatttttatatcattgttcAGAAGCTGCTCATTGGTGTATTGCGCTTTACAGTATATTATGCTGCATATGTTCAGAATCTGATACTGTAACAACCTGGCAGGCCAGGAAATCATTATTGCTTTAGAggaatttgaaaaatgtaccaCAAAAGGAGCCTTGGAGAgacatttttgtgttatttattatcATGCAAtctaaaataaagatatttagactcataattctgttcaaaatattactgtacaGTCCTATCATGACTGTGACCGTTTTATTGCAGAGCaagtattttgaaatatttcacatgGTCCCATCACAGTGTCCAGTTTTGatgtattatgtatttgaaTTTCTGTGATTGTTGGCTAAACACAGCTGTGAGGTGATTTCAAATTTGAGACTCTGGAAGGCGCAGACGGAGCCTCTGCACCTTGAAGAATGAAAACCCAACGTGCCTCATGTGAAAACACTCAACTTCTGCTGGCAGTGCGCAGGCACCACAGACAAAGAAGGACATTGTGTGCATGCTGGTGTGTGTGATGATTTCAATCTCACTTCCTGGAGTGCATTTCCTCCATGTCAGGCACAGATGTGGTTGAGTGCTAGTAGTGAGCTCTCTGTCACTCACCTTGACCTCTCTCATTTCCTGTCTGCCCTCTCAGGTTCTCTCAAGATCATTGCCTCCAGGCTTACAACCCCTTGCAGTATAtcaaaaaatcacaaatatgtTTCTGCCTTGTTCATATAGCCATcaaatgcagtgtttttgaaGAACTTAAATGTGCGCACCATAAATTTTCTCATATTAAAAGTTTTACTCATTAAGAAAAGAACAGGCCTAGTTCTTTTGGTCACACtactgttcttttgagctttcttCTTTCCGCAAAGAATCCTGTTTAACAAtgtttcacacaaaaaaatgtacacagaaATTTTAAGCAGCACACATTTTCAACACTGAAAAGAATAGAAGAAtgataaaaagaagaaaaatgaagaatgtcttgagcaccaaataggcatattaaaatgatttctaaataatcatgtgatactgaggactggagtaataatgctgaaaattcacaggaacaagttacattttgaaatatattaaaatagaaaacttttttttgtattatttatttattttttaatttcatgacTTTTTCTTCaggcgtaaagaaattattttttatgaggaaaacacttcaggatttttctccatataatggattgctatggtgccccgagtttgaacttccaaaatgcagtttaaatgcagcttaaaacgatcccaaccaaggaagaagggtcttatctagcaaaatgatcggttattttcacttttattttactttttcatctcaaatgctcgtcttgtcttgctctgcctgaactctatgtattctggctcaagacagttagggtatgtctaaaaactccaatcgtatttcctccctcaatttcaaaaatcatttcaaaatcatcctacatcgctgcagaagtaccgacccagtctttgcaaagtgaacatgcaaagaagatcaaacacccttaacaaaaaaggtaaaacagcaatataggtcgattttgaagttgagggagaacatgagatgggagttttttgacatacactaactgtcatgaaccggaacaaaaacagtccaggcagagcaagacaagacaagcttttgacattaaaaagtatattgtattattt includes:
- the crispld1b gene encoding cysteine-rich secretory protein LCCL domain-containing 1b; the protein is MKCGHEDLFSGFVLLVTVQTVVSMVIPNATHLEAILEKYMDKDEAWWQSKSRGKRAISQSDMQLILDLHNKLRGQVYPPASNMEYMAWDTELERSAEHWAHTCLWEHGPSHLLTRIGQNLGAHWGRDRPPTFHVQAWYDEVRDFSYPYPQECNPHCPYRCSGPVCTHYTQLVWATSNKIGCAINVCYNMNVWGMIWAKAVYLVCNYSPPGNWWGHAPYKHGTPCSACPPSYGGGCRNNLCYKDDGSHSHYTPETEENNYIEPEPEPVRSHDTHYRDETPTPSANENIERNEVTSTSQMSQQVACDTRLRDQCKGTTCNRYECPPGCLYNYGKVIGSSHYDMQSSICGSALHAGIIDDDGGWLDITRVGRRQRFSKSFKNGVQTLAKNQSANAFTVSNVPVKAVNCETTVAQFCPFKKPVRHCPRLYCPRNCLYDSYARVIGTRYYSDNSSICRAAIHAGVIRSDSGGYLDVMPVDKRRQYKGSYQNGITSESLQNPPGGKAFRVFAVI